In Zingiber officinale cultivar Zhangliang chromosome 1A, Zo_v1.1, whole genome shotgun sequence, the DNA window acacaaccacgcagttaaatatctagcccacacggctatatcGAAAACACAGCGGAAGAGCGAATAAGAAACCCACGAATGCGAAAGTCCACAAAATACCACAGGTATAAGTCCACAATACATGTATCGAACATAGTTCGTTTTCACAACTCTAAATCCAACAAAGTCGAAGTGTaggaaaagagaaacaaaaccgaAAAGGGTCTCCGGATATGACATGGGAAGGGGGACCGGCCAGCAGCATACTCCAAGCATGTCCATATCATCTACCTACTGCCTGAAACCGACATAATATAAACGGGGTAGTGAGTAcagggaactcagcgggtatagacaGGATAAAGCATGGTCTACATAATGAGATAGGAATCAAAGAATACAGTCTCCATAAGTAAAGAATAAGAATATGCTATCATAACATAACTCATCTATCCATATCTGATAAAATAACTGTgcatgaacatacctgacataataaatgcataTAACGTAAATGTACATACCCGAAAAGAACCAACACCCTGATACCATGATCCGTAAACTCACCGAGTCAATAACAAACTCCCGACACCTGTGCAATACATATACGACTGCAAATATATGTaaagtaaatgacatgtatgcagcatgacatcCATATGCAGCATACATAGCTCAGACAAATGCAACaatacacaatcacatgcaactaatatctaGTAAGCATGTATGCAAAAGTATCCccacagatgcaccgtgcatcatatgcaaaagtgcatgcatgctccatggtcacccccgccacctctctagacaccacgacccctgtatggccgagaggcttgggtctgtgacgactgtactaccctccagcccacaatagagtggtcgaggcggacagtccgctagtagcaatctaactacatagcatcagggtccctgactgctcacaacgccggatctcactaaacctcgtgaccgggtggcacaacaggacaagcggtgactgctccagctaccactacccatgagtggccgaaggtgcgcgctaaaccaaaccaactgatgactctctcaaccacaagggagacaacggtcatcagatgcaatgaatgatgaacatgatatatatatatataatcatcatccatgccacAACCTCAAACCTCATAAACACCTCCAATACCCATAACAAACGCAACCACACATACCACTATGCAAATGGAATGTTAATCATGTACAACCCCTAACACGTACCAATCATAACCTAGACAGGTATAGACCGCAAATACCCAATACGGTCATCCCTACAACACTCTACATGTGTATGAACAATAGAGTCACAGATAACAAGAATAGAGACTGTAAAGAATCAACCCAGATTATATCCAAGATCAAGCAAAAGTGACAAGCAGGAAAACAACAAATAATCTGATTTAAGGAATGCAACCTACTTATCCAAATATAGCCATGCTtttaaagttcaaagaactaaatagaaattaaggaagaaatacccgcctcgatatATCCCGCAATCAACAGAACCACCCCACGTCACGCTGCTCGTATAGATCAAGGTCCTGTATCACACATACAATTCATGTAATATGTAACTAAATATGTGTACACTACGAGTAGGTGAATTACCTACGAATAAATAGCCAACTAAGAAGTAATAGCTAGCGGTGATTACTACCCTTTTTCCATTAGTAAAGCTAGATTAAACTTTTAACCTAGCTGAACACATCCAAAAACTACATTCCTATTAGATCCTTAACTAATTCCCATCTTCCATTATCACTGTCAACTAATACTGATCCCCCTAATTTCCAGAAACCCTGGTGAAACATTACACTAAGAGTTTCTAACACCTAAAAAAACCGCATCTTAATGCTTCTGCCTAGGATCCAGATCAAGGAATATAGGGATTCCATTTGTTAACACTCTATTGGATACAATCTATTGGATACAATGTTCGGTCAAGAGAGTATGAATTAAACAATGCATCATTTCCCTACCACAGTGGGCTACATGTTGCGTTCTGCaccaaccggatcaagaagaaagaataGCAAGAAGTCATCAAAACAAATCCGTTAACAACAACAAACAATTCGACCTCATTACCTCCTCTTTGATCGCCGGAGGAGTCCGCAGATCCAATGAAGAAGATAATCTGACAGAGTTGTGGAGGCCGGACCCTAAACACAACACCTGCTTCCCAAAAGGATCGCCCGAATCACTTCCAGCAAGACAGGTTAGGGTTTCGAATTCACGATCAAACAAAAGAAGACCAAATCGCTTACCTCAAGATCACGGCTAGAGTACGATCACAGATCCGGTGGAGGAGTTGATCTAGCCAAGCTGTGGTGGCCAGAAGCAAGACACCGATCTTTGCTTCCCAAAGAAAACCACCCGAATCAACCCTAGAAAAGGACCAAGGTCCGAATTcacaaccaaaaccaaatgaTCTGCCCTTGCCGACGAACAAAATAGGGAAATCGGAACGAGACAATGGGCATTACCTCACACCACCGGTTGTCGATGCCCAGATCCAACGCCGACGCCCTTGATTCCCACCCGACAGCCGGCGAAGACCGCCGATTGAGATCTGTCGCCGCTGTTCACCGAGTTCAGAGAAGAGGAAAGGGATCGGGGAGAAAAGGGGGGTTCGACTCTACTAACCTTTCTTCCCTTTGATGCTCCAAGATCCGCTCCTCGCCGGCGACACCGAGGGAAGAAGGAATCGCCGGTCTAGGTCGCGTGAAGCCCGAAATCGAGCGGAGCAGGGGATGAACAGAGAAGAAAGTCAGGGGAAAGAGAAAGGGCTTCGGCGCTTTATAGCGTAGTTAATCCAAACCTTAGGTTAGCTTAAataaaaacctaagtttaaccttaatcaattcccacttaaTTTGGGTATTCCAGACCTATCTCCATCTAACCCTATCGATATATCATTCAAAACGAGTCATATGGACTCCGTTTaactccagaaaaatttctaaaaattcttaaaaattttcctAAGGTTATTCCATGATAACCCTAAAATAAATTCGCATATATTAcagtctcgtcttccccaagtagcatgctggtgagctgattacgaagtagatctcttctggcgagcttggcttcggatgtcccttcgtgcagagaagcctcttacagtagtgaaagctcaaaataaagaagctaatctaaaactgaagcgtacaagcATTGGAAATGGATTGCTCTGAGttattgaaagcttctggaccaagactatatttatagccttggtcggggtgcctggagggTTCCGgtcgccctggggggataaattttatcccccaacgttcaaatcgacttttgactcgatctggtcaaatatcaacttccgggcgccccagtacgttccgggcgccctggtacgTTCTGGagcgccccggtcagctccgggtgccccggacccaaaagtcaactccggttgactttttcGATCTGGGTCCTCTGCTTCGGCTctggtcgcctcggtccgggtcttcaactccggatccgctcgcttgagtgatctcAGACATCAGgaaaagggctcactcgaacccaacttccgttcttctcgagtgggcttccgtttcggcttttcgtccctcggaatcgtcgcgtgtttccttctcgtccgccggcgtactcatccgcagtcttcgtccctcagacggaccacgtgtcatccttctcgctagctgcgtctcttgctcctcgagcagacttccgttccagctttcgtccctcggaaccaccgcacgcttccttctcgtccgccggtgtactcttctgcagtgcctcgtccctcggacgcaccgcgtatcTTCTTTCTcgttagctacgtcttccgctcaactacctatgctcctaagctcctgtacacttagacacaaggttagaaacacacaaaacctaacttaacttgttgatcacaccaaaataaccttggggttccaacaagtcaCACTAGTCTTCTCAAAGTCAACtctaaggataacttcccttgtaaccttgattTAACTCCTAAATCTAAGATTAGTtttatagctatatggaactctatgatataaGGATACCTTGTCCTTGGAATTGGATTTGTACCCCCAAACCCTTCTTGTCCATAGATGATTTTGTTTTCCTGAACCTAGGTTTTGTTTCTTTGACCCTTTTACATTATTTATCATTTTCTCTAGGGTCCTATCTAATTTCTCAAATCTTGatttcaagacttgattttcttttcttaattcctcaaacttagattttccaTGATCACCTTGGATATCATTCtttttagatatatatctaatttTCTTAGAGTTTTTTTCTACCTTCCTATGCTTAGGTAaggtagttctagcatgatatGACTTATAATTTTCTTTAGGAATATCATGCTTcttattctcatgataaatatcaccaaaatcataataattatttctaacatatttttatcatgatatgAATAAGTACCATTAACTAATGATACCTTAGTTTTGACCTTAGAAGtccccccttgatttgagcttcaTCCTTTGTTCTTGATCAGATTCCttccctttggacattgattCTAATAATGCCCCTCTTTATTACAAGAATACATAATGTGCTCCTTTCCCTTTTGTATCATGGGGCATACCTCTTTTAATTTCTCCTTCACCTTAGGTGCCACATTAGTCTTCTTCTTGACTAATCTTGGATACTTACTCTTATAGTATCCATTCTCCTTACACTCAAATCAtgtgatataatttttatttttacaaattgaaattGTTTTGCCTTCTTTACTCGTAGGGGTGACACATGAGTTTTCATTTTATCTAGATGTCAAGGCTTCTTCTCATTCTTGTGTCAATAAACtatgctccccctcaatctttAAGGTAGATGCCTCTTCGACTTCATCCTTGAatgttgaacatctctcaacctCTGAAACCTCTTGTTCTTTATCCAATATGTTTTCCTCTTTGGATTTGGCTTCATTTTACACTGAGGTCGGATCTTCATGAAGTTTTGCCAACTTGCTCTATAACTCCTTGATATCTTGATATTCTCCAATTTTACACAAGATGTTGTTTGGTAATAAACTAACCAACAATTTAGTTAGCTTGTCATTAGCCTTGTGTCTCTTGATTTGCTCCTCAGTCCattttttcttcttgaggagcCTCCTTTGCTATCCGTTGGAGCTTGAAAtccctccattagagcaaaccattgctctatcttcatCATGAAAAAAATTTTGACCCTTGATCTCCAAATATTGAAGCTTCCCATTTCGAATGGTGGAGGTGATAAGATGTCATATCCAAATCTATCTCGGAAATccattttgaagttgagctccCTTGATGATGAGTCCTTTGACTTTTTGAAATTTAggacttcaacttcttcttcttcctctaactcTTACTTCTTTCAGTGATTAGTTCAATGAAAAATGGTCTCactcttataccacttgttaggactaaTCATCAAGAGagctagaggaggaggaggagggggggggggggggggggggggggggcgaataGATTCGATCACTTCTTTGAACTTGATTGGTAGTGAAAATTTTAAAGCAATACTAATACCTTCGTTTTACTTGGTATGcatctccttgagatgactaatccaaacgTCTACTTCTCACTCTCACAGATGCACTATGAAAACCTCATtcctagaggtggagaagcctcatacaagctCAAGCACAagaatacaataaaaaaaaaaacaaactaggTTACAATGGAAGTTGAAAACAACTTTACAACAATGAACCTTTCTTTGCTTGCTTGTTTTTGCTTTGGTTAGCCTCTTGATAGTTGGAAAGTGCGACAACACTTCTCGCTAAAACCTTAAGAACTGGATGAAGCAAGTCTTGCTTCAAATCTTCATGAAACACCTTTTCTAGGGTTACTTCGAcacctcctaatcgattggttTACCCCCAATTAATTGCCATGTCAACTTGACCATTCAAAACTTATAGAATGACTCTTTTTGCCCATCTAATTAattggtgagtcataccaatcgattcGACAGCTTCTAATTGATTGTCCTAATATATTCAGAAGCTTTAAGTGTGTGGAGAATCTCTACCCAttcgattagcctaatcgattaatAGAGCTAAAATGATTTTCTCAATCGATTTCAAGCCTTTCTGATCTTATGTGAAAAACTCTCTTAATCGATTGCCCTAATTGATTAACATACGACCTAATTGATTAGCCAATTGATTCAAAGTTTTACTATGCTTCATGAAAATCTCCCAATTGATCAGGCAATCAGTCTAATTAATTGGAATGAGTACCCATCGATTAGGTAGTCTCCCTAATCGATTGTCCAACCCTAAACTCTGATATCAAGTTTGGGTTCCTTTGCCCAACCCTAAAGTCATCTGTGACTCGTTGGGATCTCCTGTTGCCTAGCGTTCGGTCACCCTTAACCTGCCAAGGTTTCTTCACCAAAGGTctgatcaacctttgacccacttggacttttcatcttaTGTCAACTCtcgttggacttccaatcaccaagtgttcgatcatgTTTgagccacttggacttttaccttgCCTAGCCCCATTAGGACTTCTATTGCCAACTTctgttggacttccgatcactaagtgtctgatcaaactttgatccatttggacttttcccttgcttagccctactaggacttccactgcctACTTCCCAACTAGGTCTTTATTGCCTAGCCTtgctaggacttccactacctagcttcactcactagggattttcTGTTGCCAAATATCTAGTTAAGACTTCccattgcctaacctctagttaggattttCTATTGCCAAaattccaattaggactttcccaaacAAGTATCCGGTCcttccttgacctatttgacttctctctcacatattatTAAACATCGAAATTCAAGctcgagccaactcaagcttgatgaaattggtcaaccttgacctaaggatgaTTACACCAATAttacctctattcatatccatgctGAGATACCTTAAAGACGACTTCACAAAGCCACAAGTTGCGCCTCCACTTTGGCACTAGCCAAAGGAAGGAGACGACACAATATGAGAGAAGATGGCTCGATTTGGTGCCTGACAACAATTACAACCCAGTGGCACCAAAAGAAGTGAGCAGCAGCCTATTGACTAATGTCCAACGTCTTTAGAGGTTGTTGTCGGCAGTTGTGGTGGCTCCCATTCAGCTAGGCGGCTGACGATGAGAAacctttgtttgtcctcaagtaaaaaccTGCAATCTAGACTCATGTGTCggtatagtgcatcataatccctagtgaatcAATCTAACTCTATTAAATAGTTTTATTGATGAATATGATACCAAAGTGATCTGAGTGTGGCCTAAGAAGAAGTTCTCCATACTCAGTGTTATAAGTGACCTAaatttttcaagtttcaatctctatACCTAGTCAAGTTGTTATTTAACTGTGTTCCTTATACTCCCGACAATAGAcatttacctgccacacacttggttcatcccTCTTAAACTACCTATGGTCTCAAAGGAATGCTtggaatcaagagaaatatagtgTTTATTTCTCTATAACCTAACTCAGTTTCAAAGGGGCAAATTGCTAGGTTCTACACATGATAACTATtctttatatcccttattcaaataatttttttttgtgcttTAAAGATATAGCACTAACAAAAATGCATATATACAAATGCAAATGTCAggataatgatttttaaagtgaGTTGGCATGATCCGAACCTCATctagtaattaaaatataatttaagaaATCATCATAGAAATACAATTACTAaccagttctatgaatcatgactatttataAAATTATCTACTAGATAAAGTAAAAAGAGATCCTACATCTAGAACATCActcaaatatttttaataaaaacacTACTCATTAAAGAACATAAGTCCAGAATAAATATGTCAGAATTTTTACATTAATATAAGTCAATagtaatataattaattatacaACTAGAAGAATTTATTAGGCTAGAAGAAAACACATCCTCGCCTCAATAGGAACGCGTATgccaaaagaaatgaagttaACTTTCTACTTCCGATCCTTATGCTTTCATGGTTAACTTCATAGTTTAATTCTTGTATTTACATGTATTTCTATTCTTGTAAAAGGTTCTTCCAAAAGGATTCTAAATGATGAAATATAGTAGAGTTTTAGAAGTGACTCGTAGAATAAATATATAGCATAGAAATCAGAAGTTCCAAAAGTGTTGTTAAGGTGATttgacttttgaaaaaaaaaatagattttaaaaataaatgtcacTCTCACAACTTAGTTATCCAAAATgattaaatttaaactttaaagaaaaatgaaaagaaaaacaattatTTTGTGTTtctaaaaaatactagaaaatgCACCCTCTGCTAAATCCAAAACTGTTGAGCTATTCTGAATTATAGTTGCACCTCTTGGAAAAATATTAAATTCATTTATGATgttataaaatattaatatatatatatttaaattttaaattatatgtaTTTAGTTTTTACCCCAATAATAATAAGATTGATGATACAATTAAATATGATACACCATCAAACTGTTTATTTCTACTTTTGTTCAGTTGACAAGATCAGACTTTATGGGTTGCCATGCCATAGCtagggagaaaaaaaaaatttaacaagtGGTAAATCAAAATCTAGTGCTTGTTTAATTCTATAATAATATCTCGTTCTTCTTCACGTGGAGATTTGATTTCTATGGCTAAATCCGGTGGGGGCCCACGAGGAGGTGAAGACTGAGTTATGACCCTTCCACGTCAGCACCAGCATGTCCTCTTCCCTCTTCATTCCCCACCCACTCGCGTGCTCCTCCAGCACCGCCTTCACCTCCGCCACCACCTCCTCCTCGAACACGACGCCGGCGAACCCCGCCCTCGCCATCCTCCCGGAGAACCTCTCCCCGGACTCCACCACTTCCGCCCCGTGGAAACTCACTATCCTCTCGATCTTCTCCCCGATGTCCCCTTCGTATTCCATCCTCTGCTCGCTCTCCTTCGGCAGGAACGTCTCCAGCGCGTCGAAGGGAATCCAGAGGTAATTGAAGCAGGCCATGATCCTGGAACTCAGCCTGGGAGAGTCCAAGTCCGCGTCCTCGTCGGAGACGGTCACCACGCAGGGATTGACCCTATGAATCAGCTCCAAGAAGGTGTCCTTGGTCAAGCACGATCCCTCCTCCGGCAGGTACCTCATCCAGCTCTGGCAGTTGACCACCACCGCCTCGTCCTCCCTCAGTTCCAACGCGGAGAGGCACGAGGCGAGTTGTTCGGGAAACCCGCCGCCGTCGGAATGAGAGTACTCGACCACATTGAACTCGAAGGGGACGCTCCTTGACTTGGCGAAATTGGCCAGCCGGAGCCCGATCTCCTCCGTGGAGAGGTTTAGATACGGCGTCACCGGCGGGCGAGCGGAGGGCACGGTGACGCGCAGCAGCGGC includes these proteins:
- the LOC122007029 gene encoding scarecrow-like protein 32; translated protein: MKGAGELMSSDANASSLFDGQLAGAALRGCLDGGCIEKLLLHCATALEANDATLVQQVMWVLNNIASPNGDPNQRLTAWLLRALVARAARLCPTLTAAGGPAASCARRMSVTDLVGYLDLTPWHRFGFTASNGAILKAVQGKKQSVVHVLDFGVYHCTQWPTLIDALAKRPEGPPPLLRVTVPSARPPVTPYLNLSTEEIGLRLANFAKSRSVPFEFNVVEYSHSDGGGFPEQLASCLSALELREDEAVVVNCQSWMRYLPEEGSCLTKDTFLELIHRVNPCVVTVSDEDADLDSPRLSSRIMACFNYLWIPFDALETFLPKESEQRMEYEGDIGEKIERIVSFHGAEVVESGERFSGRMARAGFAGVVFEEEVVAEVKAVLEEHASGWGMKREEDMLVLTWKGHNSVFTSSWAPTGFSHRNQIST